From a single Equus asinus isolate D_3611 breed Donkey chromosome 2, EquAss-T2T_v2, whole genome shotgun sequence genomic region:
- the ZNF219 gene encoding zinc finger protein 219, translating into MEGSRPRAPGGHLAPSPPAFDGELDLQRYSNGPGVSAGSPGMGAVGWSESRTGERRFPCPVCGKRFRFNSILALHLRAHPGAQAFQCPHCGHRAAQRALLRSHLRTHQPERPRSPAARLLLELEERALLREARLGRARSSGGVHATSATESLARPQAPSSSAFRCPFCKGKFRTAAERERHLHILHRPWKCGLCSFGSSQEEELLHHSLTAHGAPERPLAATSAAPQPQPPPQPEPRSVPEPDAEPEREATPAPAPAAPEEPPAPPEFRCQVCGQSFTQSWFLKGHMRKHKASFDHACPVCGRCFKEPWFLKNHMKVHASKLGPLRAPGPGSGPARAPQPPDLGLLAYEPLGPALLLAPAPTPAERREPPSLLGYLSLRAGEARPNGEGAEPGAGRSFGGFRPLPSALPARARRHRAEEPDEEEEVVEAEEESWARSRALGPLASLHPRPGEGPHSAPAAGAQARSTATQEENGLLVGGTRPEGNRGATGKDCPFCGKSFRSAHHLKVHLRVHTGERPYKCPHCDYAGTQSGSLKYHLQRHHREQRSGAGPGPPPEPPPPSQRGSAQQSGAKPAPQPATWVEGAASPRPPSSGAAPGSRRKPASPGRTLRNGRGGEAEPLDLSLRAGPGGEAGPGGALHRCLFCPFATGAPELMALHLQVHHSRRARGRRPPQANASPPYARAPSGETPPSPSQEGEESPGLSRSGEAGLGGQER; encoded by the exons ATGGAG GGCTCACGTCCCCGTGCTCCGGGCGGCCACTTAGCGCCGTCGCCGCCGGCCTTCGACGGCGAACTGGATCTGCAGCGCTACTCCAACGGGCCAGGCGTGAGCGCCGGGTCTCCAGGCATGGGAGCAGTGGGCTGGTCTGAGAGTCGCACAGGCGAACGGCGCTTTCCCTGCCCTGTATGCGGGAAGCGTTTCCGCTTCAACTCCATCCTGGCTTTGCACCTGCGGGCGCACCCGGGCGCCCAGGCCTTCCAGTGCCCGCACTGCGGCCACCGCGCAGCCCAGCGGGCCCTGCTGCGCTCGCACCTGCGCACGCATCAGCCCGAGCGCCCGCGTAGCCCCGCCGCGCGCCTGTTGCTGGAGTTGGAGGAGCGCGCGCTACTGCGCGAGGCCCGACTCGGGAGAGCCCGAAGCTCAGGGGGCGTGCATGCCACCTCTGCCACTGAGAGCCTGGCGCGGCCCCAGGCTCCTTCGTCGTCCGCCTTCCGTTGCCCCTTCTGCAAAGGCAAGTTTCGCACCGCGGCGGAACGCGAACGCCACCTGCACATCCTGCACAGGCCCTGGAAATGCGGCCTGTGCAGTTTCGGCTCCAgccaggaggaggagctgctgcaCCACAGCCTGACGGCCCACGGAGCTCCTGAGCGCCCCCTGGCGGCCACTTCGGCGGCACCCCAGCCTCAGCCTCCACCCCAGCCTGAACCCAGATCGGTGCCCGAGCCGGATGCGGAGCCTGAACGTGAGGCAACCCCTGCCCCCGCTCCTGCCGCTCCCGAGGAGCCCCCTGCGCCTCCGGAGTTCCGGTGTCAAGTGTGTGGCCAGAGCTTTACACAGTCCTGGTTTCTCAAGGGCCACATGCGCAAGCACAAGGCCTCCTTCGATCATGCGTGTCCTGTGTGTGGCCGCTGcttcaaggagccctggttccttaaGAACCACATGAAGGTGCATGCCAGCAAGCTGGGCCCACTGCGTGCCCCAGGGCCTGGTTCCGGGCCTGCCCGGGCCCCTCAGCCTCCTGACCTGGGCCTGCTGGCCTATGAGCCACTGGGCCCCGCACTCCTCCTGGCCCCGGCGCCCACCCCGGCTGAGCGCCGTGAGCCCCCAAGCCTCCTGGGCTACCTGAGCCTTCGAGCTGGTGAGGCCCGGCCCAATGGTGAGGGCGCTGAGCCTGGGGCTGGCCGCAGCTTCGGAGGCTTCCGCCCACTGCCCTCTGCTCTCCCGGCCCGGGCTCGCCGGCACCGTGCCGAGGAGccagatgaggaagaggaggtggtgGAGGCGGAGGAGGAGTCCTGGGCTCGGAGCAGGGCACTGGGCCCTCTGGCTTCACTGCACCCGCGCCCAGGCGAGGGGCCGCACTCTGCGCCTGCCGCGGGGGCCCAGGCAAGGTCCACCGCGACGCAGG AAGAGAATGGGCTGTTAGTTGGAGGGACCCGGCCTGAAGGGAACCGGGGGGCCACCGGCAAGGATTGCCCCTTCTGCGGAAAATCTTTCCGTTCAGCGCATCACCTCAAAGTGCACCTACGAGTGCACACAG GCGAGCGCCCCTACAAGTGTCCGCACTGCGACTACGCGGGCACCCAATCCGGCTCGCTCAAATATCACCTGCAGCGCCACCACCGGGAGCAGAGGAGCGGGGCTGGTCCTGGGCCGCCCCCAGAGCCGCCGCCCCCTTCCCAGCGGGGTTCGGCCCAGCAGTCAGGAGCCAAGCCGGCTCCGCAGCCTGCGACCTGGGTGGAGGGCGCGGCGAGCCCCCGGCCTCCTTCGAGCGGTGCCGCGCCGGGGTCCCGTAGGAAGCCCGCCAGCCCCGGGAGGACCCTGCGCAACGGGCGAGGCGGTGAGGCCGAACCCCTGGACCTGTCCCTGCGGGCGGGCCCAGGAGGCGAGGCCGGGCCGGGGGGTGCCCTCCACCGATGCCTCTTCTGCCCCTTCGCCACTGGAGCCCCCGAGCTCATGGCCTTGCACCTGCAAGTGCACCACAGCCGCCGGGCTCGGGGCCGCCGGCCTCCCCAGGCCAACGCATCCCCGCCCTATGCCCGAGCACCATCGGGAGAGACCCCTCCCAGTCCTTCGCAGGAAGGGGAGGAGTCCCCCGGGCTGTCGAGATCGGGCGAGGCGGGGTTGGGGGGGCAAGAACGGTAG
- the TMEM253 gene encoding transmembrane protein 253 isoform X2, which yields MEERAGQQEEERRSLRLEKLQHWAKHRQSGHLLLLAVSQLWLAVAVVPFAVSVACLNSACHMATALPLGPGALGLLTGTVTLELRRAPRFWKLAGLLVLELSAEAFTLGGVLVSAYSLFLLSQRKPGCCRSQSLHYQELQEGLSELEEVPDLENGPRVASTANGTNE from the exons ATGGAGGAGAGAGCTggtcagcaagaagaggagagacgCAGCCTTCGTCTGGAAAAGCTACAGCACTGGGCGAAGCATAGGCAGAGTGGGCACCTCCTGCTGCTGGCG GTGAGCCAGCTATGGCTGGCAGTGGCTGTGGTGCCCTTTGCTGTCTCAGTTGCTTGCCTGAACTCTGCTTGTCACATGGCCACAGCACTGCCGCTTGGGCCTGGAGCATTG GGACTCCTCACTGGGACTGTTACCCTTGAGCTGCGCAGAGCACCCCGCTTCTGGAAG CTGGCCGGCTTGCTGGTGCTGGAGCTTAGTGCTGAGGCCTTCACCCTAGGAGGAGTGCTGGTCTCAGCATACTCCCTATTCCTGTTAAGCCAGAGGAAGCCAGGATGCTGCAGGAGCCAGAGTCTCCACTACCAGGAGCTACAGGAG GGTCTCTCTGAGTTGGAGGAAGTTCCTGATTTGGAGAATGGTCCCAGAG
- the TMEM253 gene encoding transmembrane protein 253 isoform X1 has protein sequence MEERAGQQEEERRSLRLEKLQHWAKHRQSGHLLLLAVSQLWLAVAVVPFAVSVACLNSACHMATALPLGPGALGLLTGTVTLELRRAPRFWKVRAMMIFNTFNLILGFIAVVVEVMKTALGPASTAPSQLAGLLVLELSAEAFTLGGVLVSAYSLFLLSQRKPGCCRSQSLHYQELQEGLSELEEVPDLENGPRVASTANGTNE, from the exons ATGGAGGAGAGAGCTggtcagcaagaagaggagagacgCAGCCTTCGTCTGGAAAAGCTACAGCACTGGGCGAAGCATAGGCAGAGTGGGCACCTCCTGCTGCTGGCG GTGAGCCAGCTATGGCTGGCAGTGGCTGTGGTGCCCTTTGCTGTCTCAGTTGCTTGCCTGAACTCTGCTTGTCACATGGCCACAGCACTGCCGCTTGGGCCTGGAGCATTG GGACTCCTCACTGGGACTGTTACCCTTGAGCTGCGCAGAGCACCCCGCTTCTGGAAG GTACGGGCCATGATGATATTCAACACCTTCAATCTGATCTTGGGCTTCATAGCAGTGGTGGTCGAAGTGATGAAGACAGCCTTGGGGCCTGCCTCAACTGCCCCCTCCCAG CTGGCCGGCTTGCTGGTGCTGGAGCTTAGTGCTGAGGCCTTCACCCTAGGAGGAGTGCTGGTCTCAGCATACTCCCTATTCCTGTTAAGCCAGAGGAAGCCAGGATGCTGCAGGAGCCAGAGTCTCCACTACCAGGAGCTACAGGAG GGTCTCTCTGAGTTGGAGGAAGTTCCTGATTTGGAGAATGGTCCCAGAG